The following proteins are co-located in the Eublepharis macularius isolate TG4126 chromosome 5, MPM_Emac_v1.0, whole genome shotgun sequence genome:
- the TPGS1 gene encoding tubulin polyglutamylase complex subunit 1 isoform X1, which yields MGGPSTKMAASPSPSAKMADSEKRRPSPAIEPTRPAVLINCASEAEDAFLLQAGVSDMVRGALLKVLEARPEEPVDFLAGYFNRLMQSSAEATVDGGDPQRQLHWRLDRALWYLRLAHHSHSRIAFNNNVSMAYDSLSTGGRRKRLGVNGKLYSELLKMTLQGRGATEEMVAPLLHKITCQDHEAVPCDVFRYGVLTCLVLLEFLAKASTLYDALDGGSGTADERVCLAVLSTLEEALHASDASSPIRYLEAGSKLGPDCLALAMDKALAERKATVAMKKEEFLKKASAIFVAKVKPVG from the exons ATGGGAGGGCCCTCAACCAAGATGGCGGCTTCGCCTTCCCCTTCAGCCAAGATGGCAGATAGCGAGAAGCGACGCCCGTCACCGGCAATTGAGCCCACCCGCCCGGCCGTGTTGATCAACTGTGCCTCGGAGGCTGAGGACGCCTTCCTGTTGCAGGCCGGCGTGAGCGACATGGTCCGCGGCGCCCTCCTGAAAGTGCTGGAAGCGCGGCCGGAGGAGCCCGTCGATTTCTTGGCCGGCTACTTCAACAGGCTGATGCAGAGCAGCGCTGAAGCGACGGTGGACGGCGGAGACCCGCAGCGGCAGCTCCACTGGCGCCTAGACCGGGCTCTCTGGTACTTGCGCCTGGCACACCATTCCCACAG TAGAATAGCTTTCAACAACAACGTCAGCATGGCGTACGATTCCTTGAGCACTGGTGGGAGACGGAAGAGGCTCGGAGTCAATGGAAAACTGTACAGTGAGTTGCTGAAGATGACACTGCAAGGCAGGGGAGCCACTGAGGAGATGGTTGCACCATTACTGCACAAGATTACGTGTCAAGACCATGAGGCAGTGCCATGCGATGTCTTCCGCTACGGGGTACTCACTTGTCTAGTCCTCCTTGAGTTTTTGGCCAAGGCAAGCACTCTGTACGATGCACTGGATGGTGGATCTGGCACGGCTGATGAACGGGTATGTTTGGCTGTCCTCAGCACTCTGGAGGAAGCTCTTCATGCCAGTGATGCCTCCAGTCCCATCCGTTACTTGGAGGCTGGGTCCAAGCTTGGGCCAGACTGTTTAGCTTTGGCTATGGATAAGGCACTGGCTGAGAGGAAGGCCACTGTGGCCATGAAGAAAGAGGAGTTCCTCAAGAAAGCATCAGCCATTTTTGTTGCCAAAGTGAAACCTGTTGGCTGA
- the TPGS1 gene encoding tubulin polyglutamylase complex subunit 1 isoform X2, producing MGGPSTKMAASPSPSAKMADSEKRRPSPAIEPTRPAVLINCASEAEDAFLLQAGVSDMVRGALLKVLEARPEEPVDFLAGYFNRLMQSSAEATVDGGDPQRQLHWRLDRALWYLRLAHHSHRIAFNNNVSMAYDSLSTGGRRKRLGVNGKLYSELLKMTLQGRGATEEMVAPLLHKITCQDHEAVPCDVFRYGVLTCLVLLEFLAKASTLYDALDGGSGTADERVCLAVLSTLEEALHASDASSPIRYLEAGSKLGPDCLALAMDKALAERKATVAMKKEEFLKKASAIFVAKVKPVG from the exons ATGGGAGGGCCCTCAACCAAGATGGCGGCTTCGCCTTCCCCTTCAGCCAAGATGGCAGATAGCGAGAAGCGACGCCCGTCACCGGCAATTGAGCCCACCCGCCCGGCCGTGTTGATCAACTGTGCCTCGGAGGCTGAGGACGCCTTCCTGTTGCAGGCCGGCGTGAGCGACATGGTCCGCGGCGCCCTCCTGAAAGTGCTGGAAGCGCGGCCGGAGGAGCCCGTCGATTTCTTGGCCGGCTACTTCAACAGGCTGATGCAGAGCAGCGCTGAAGCGACGGTGGACGGCGGAGACCCGCAGCGGCAGCTCCACTGGCGCCTAGACCGGGCTCTCTGGTACTTGCGCCTGGCACACCATTCCCACAG AATAGCTTTCAACAACAACGTCAGCATGGCGTACGATTCCTTGAGCACTGGTGGGAGACGGAAGAGGCTCGGAGTCAATGGAAAACTGTACAGTGAGTTGCTGAAGATGACACTGCAAGGCAGGGGAGCCACTGAGGAGATGGTTGCACCATTACTGCACAAGATTACGTGTCAAGACCATGAGGCAGTGCCATGCGATGTCTTCCGCTACGGGGTACTCACTTGTCTAGTCCTCCTTGAGTTTTTGGCCAAGGCAAGCACTCTGTACGATGCACTGGATGGTGGATCTGGCACGGCTGATGAACGGGTATGTTTGGCTGTCCTCAGCACTCTGGAGGAAGCTCTTCATGCCAGTGATGCCTCCAGTCCCATCCGTTACTTGGAGGCTGGGTCCAAGCTTGGGCCAGACTGTTTAGCTTTGGCTATGGATAAGGCACTGGCTGAGAGGAAGGCCACTGTGGCCATGAAGAAAGAGGAGTTCCTCAAGAAAGCATCAGCCATTTTTGTTGCCAAAGTGAAACCTGTTGGCTGA
- the LOC129330960 gene encoding zinc finger protein 154-like has translation MDAGHTPTKAQEMISWPPKQKQPEVSSSDPDLYHCDVCGKDIKYQSSFREHQRIHTGERPYQCKQCCKTFTRCADLIKHRLVHSVRRPHRCKVCGKRFKLQSDLDKHGKVHSDDAPFPCHLCPKRFKRSSCLVKHLRIHTQEKPFACTHCDRRFKWEASVKEHERVHTGERPHQCSQCPKTFTHRSTFLQHQRTHQKYPAFSCKLCSKAFNHKSNLLKHVRALHS, from the coding sequence ATGGATGCTGGACACACCCCTACCAAGGCCCAGGAGATGATTTCTTGGCCACCAAAACAGAAGCAGCCGGAGGTTTCATCCAGTGACCCAGATCTTTACCACTGTGATGTATGCGGGAAGGACATCAAGTACCAATCGAGTTTCCGGGAGCACCAGCGCATCCATACGGGGGAGCGGCCCTACCAATGCAAGCAGTGTTGCAAGACGTTCACCCGATGTGCTGATCTCATCAAGCACCGCCTGGTCCACTCGGTGAGAAGGCCTCATCGCTGCAAGGTCTGTGGAAAGCGCTTCAAGCTGCAGTCCGACCTGGACAAGCATGGCAAGGTACATTCAGATGATGCGCCTTTCCCCTGCCACCTGTGCCCTAAGCGCTTCAAACGAAGCTCTTGCCTTGTGAAGCACTTGCGCATCCACACACAGGAGAAACCCTTTGCTTGCACACACTGTGACAGGCGCTTCAAATGGGAGGCCTCGGTCAAGGAGCATGAGCGAGTCCACACAGGGGAGCGGCCACACCAGTGCAGCCAGTGCCCCAAGACATTCACCCATCGTTCCACCTTTCTGCAGCACCAGCGTACCCATCAGAAGTACCCGGCCTTCAGCTGCAAGCTCTGCTCCAAGGCCTTCAACCACAAGTCTAACCTCCTGAAGCACGTGCGGGCGCTGCACAGCTAG
- the MADCAM1 gene encoding mucosal addressin cell adhesion molecule 1 isoform X1 encodes MPSSRKQFCASEDIYPGGKEMETLLLGLLLSLLWNCDVALPLHARTRLTIHPKEPVVEVGGSVRLHCSMDCPGGKVQWEGLDTDLGDVISNGTSSILTVTNAAVRMEGMKICMGQCEGKSFQKTVELQVYSLPDTLQLDSQPEVPRAGQTARLFCSVSHVYPAEAFTLSWFQGDHRVQCPVEEDMEDSELFTFHSKLEIPVVAEHTTYRCEAKLQIGEHLFLQSRMVTIHAQAPQEIRTTTKTTTSHSGRPVTATDGSSSLEALTRSLPTLHSTEHSTILMPVAITTVAPILESTTSPAIMINPSTGSLSPAANSFGKVLTVSSEPLDGALRTSAKLSMFTLTPVTETLAKLGVVSQALPTTDQQPAAKLVSTTNDPPAKSSVATRRPPNHTVEQATGLCRPVITPFPPQGTMGGTLHITCHAVECHEDVQVRWEETPVAQSQYHQEKAEGQSTLTVDSVSLEHQGVYRCIVMTSQPRMASLRVIVTAGMFNTNTIIAIGAAGSLLGLIVTSYVFRRVWQQRGS; translated from the exons ATGCCTTCCTCAAGAAAACAGTTCTGTGCAAGTGAAGATATATATCcaggaggaaaagaaatggaGACTCTCCTTCTCGGGCTTCTGCTCAGCCTGCTCTGGAATTGTGATG TAGCTCTGCCGCTGCATGCCAGGACTCGCTTGACCATTCATCCCAAGGAGCCGGTGGTGGAAGTTGGGGGCTCTGTTCGACTGCATTGTTCCATGGATTGCCCAGGAGGCAAAGTGCAGTGGGAAGGGCTGGATACCGACCTGGGGGACGTCATTTCCAACGGCACGTCCAGCATCCTGACTGTCACCAACGCAGCAGTGAGGATGGAAGGCATGAAGATATGCATGGGCCAATGTGAAGGAAAGTCCTTCCAAAAGACGGTGGAATTACAGGTGTATT CTCTTCCAGACACCTTGCAATTGGACTCCCAGCCTGAGGTGCCAAGGGCTGGGCAGACAGCCCGTCTCTTCTGTTCGGTGAGCCACGTCTACCCCGCCGAAGCCTTTACGCTGAGCTGGTTCCAGGGAGACCACAGGGTGCAGTGTCCCGTGGAAGAGGATATGGAGGATTCTGAGCTGTTTACTTTTCATTCCAAATTGGAGATCCCGGTTGTTGCAGAACATACAACCTACCGGTGTGAGGCAAAACTGCAGATTGGTGAACATCTGTTCCTCCAAAGCAGGATGGTAACAATTCATGCCCAAG CTCCACAGGAGATACGCACCactacaaaaacaacaacaagccaTTCGGGGAGACCTGTCACTGCCACTGATGGGAGTTCTTCACTTGAGGCGCTCACCAGAAGCCTTCCAACCCTCCATTccacagagcattccaccatTTTGATGCCTGTTGCTATCACCACGGTAGCCCCCATCTTGGAATCTACGACAAGCCCTGCCATCATGATAAATCCTTCCACTGGATCCCTTTCTCCagcagctaactcctttggaaaAGTGTTGACAGTCTCTTCTGAGCCCCTGGATGGGGCTCTCCGCACCTCTGCAAAGCTCTCCATGTTCACTTTGACACCTGTTACAGAGACCTTAGCTAAGTTGGGGGTTGTTTCACAAGCCCTTCCCACAACAGACCAACAACCTGCTGCAAAGCTTGTTTCTACCACGAACGACCCTCCTGCGAAGAGCAGCGTTGCTACAAGAAGGCCTCCCAACCACACAGTGGAACAGGCCACAGGCCTCTGTAGGCCTGTGATCacacctttccctccccaaggGACCATGGGGGGAACACTTCACATCACATGCCACGCAGTAGAGTGTCATGAAGATGTCCAAGTCCGGTGGGAGGAAACTCCTGTGGCTCAGTCCCAGTACCACCAGGAGAAGGCTGAGGGCCAGTCCACCTTGACTGTTGATAGTGTCAGCTTGGAGCACCAGGGGGTCTACCGATGTATTGTGATGACCAGCCAGCCCCGGATGGCAAGTTTACGTGTTATTGTGACTGCTG GTATGTTCAACACTAACACTATCATTGCCATCGGAGCTGCTGGCTCTCTCTTGGGGCTGATCGTCACCAGCTATGTGTTCCGTCGTGTGTGGCAACAGCGTGGCAGCTAG
- the MADCAM1 gene encoding mucosal addressin cell adhesion molecule 1 isoform X2: MPSSRKQFCASEDIYPGGKEMETLLLGLLLSLLWNCDALPLHARTRLTIHPKEPVVEVGGSVRLHCSMDCPGGKVQWEGLDTDLGDVISNGTSSILTVTNAAVRMEGMKICMGQCEGKSFQKTVELQVYSLPDTLQLDSQPEVPRAGQTARLFCSVSHVYPAEAFTLSWFQGDHRVQCPVEEDMEDSELFTFHSKLEIPVVAEHTTYRCEAKLQIGEHLFLQSRMVTIHAQAPQEIRTTTKTTTSHSGRPVTATDGSSSLEALTRSLPTLHSTEHSTILMPVAITTVAPILESTTSPAIMINPSTGSLSPAANSFGKVLTVSSEPLDGALRTSAKLSMFTLTPVTETLAKLGVVSQALPTTDQQPAAKLVSTTNDPPAKSSVATRRPPNHTVEQATGLCRPVITPFPPQGTMGGTLHITCHAVECHEDVQVRWEETPVAQSQYHQEKAEGQSTLTVDSVSLEHQGVYRCIVMTSQPRMASLRVIVTAGMFNTNTIIAIGAAGSLLGLIVTSYVFRRVWQQRGS; encoded by the exons ATGCCTTCCTCAAGAAAACAGTTCTGTGCAAGTGAAGATATATATCcaggaggaaaagaaatggaGACTCTCCTTCTCGGGCTTCTGCTCAGCCTGCTCTGGAATTGTGATG CTCTGCCGCTGCATGCCAGGACTCGCTTGACCATTCATCCCAAGGAGCCGGTGGTGGAAGTTGGGGGCTCTGTTCGACTGCATTGTTCCATGGATTGCCCAGGAGGCAAAGTGCAGTGGGAAGGGCTGGATACCGACCTGGGGGACGTCATTTCCAACGGCACGTCCAGCATCCTGACTGTCACCAACGCAGCAGTGAGGATGGAAGGCATGAAGATATGCATGGGCCAATGTGAAGGAAAGTCCTTCCAAAAGACGGTGGAATTACAGGTGTATT CTCTTCCAGACACCTTGCAATTGGACTCCCAGCCTGAGGTGCCAAGGGCTGGGCAGACAGCCCGTCTCTTCTGTTCGGTGAGCCACGTCTACCCCGCCGAAGCCTTTACGCTGAGCTGGTTCCAGGGAGACCACAGGGTGCAGTGTCCCGTGGAAGAGGATATGGAGGATTCTGAGCTGTTTACTTTTCATTCCAAATTGGAGATCCCGGTTGTTGCAGAACATACAACCTACCGGTGTGAGGCAAAACTGCAGATTGGTGAACATCTGTTCCTCCAAAGCAGGATGGTAACAATTCATGCCCAAG CTCCACAGGAGATACGCACCactacaaaaacaacaacaagccaTTCGGGGAGACCTGTCACTGCCACTGATGGGAGTTCTTCACTTGAGGCGCTCACCAGAAGCCTTCCAACCCTCCATTccacagagcattccaccatTTTGATGCCTGTTGCTATCACCACGGTAGCCCCCATCTTGGAATCTACGACAAGCCCTGCCATCATGATAAATCCTTCCACTGGATCCCTTTCTCCagcagctaactcctttggaaaAGTGTTGACAGTCTCTTCTGAGCCCCTGGATGGGGCTCTCCGCACCTCTGCAAAGCTCTCCATGTTCACTTTGACACCTGTTACAGAGACCTTAGCTAAGTTGGGGGTTGTTTCACAAGCCCTTCCCACAACAGACCAACAACCTGCTGCAAAGCTTGTTTCTACCACGAACGACCCTCCTGCGAAGAGCAGCGTTGCTACAAGAAGGCCTCCCAACCACACAGTGGAACAGGCCACAGGCCTCTGTAGGCCTGTGATCacacctttccctccccaaggGACCATGGGGGGAACACTTCACATCACATGCCACGCAGTAGAGTGTCATGAAGATGTCCAAGTCCGGTGGGAGGAAACTCCTGTGGCTCAGTCCCAGTACCACCAGGAGAAGGCTGAGGGCCAGTCCACCTTGACTGTTGATAGTGTCAGCTTGGAGCACCAGGGGGTCTACCGATGTATTGTGATGACCAGCCAGCCCCGGATGGCAAGTTTACGTGTTATTGTGACTGCTG GTATGTTCAACACTAACACTATCATTGCCATCGGAGCTGCTGGCTCTCTCTTGGGGCTGATCGTCACCAGCTATGTGTTCCGTCGTGTGTGGCAACAGCGTGGCAGCTAG